Genomic window (Rhododendron vialii isolate Sample 1 chromosome 4a, ASM3025357v1):
GATTTTTTGGTCTTGAACATTAAGGCGAAAAAGAGCATGCATATTTTTCTAAAAGGTCGTAACAATGATATTTTCCACGGTAATAGAGTTTAGCTACCAATTTACTGTGAAGAAAAGTAGGAAATTAAATAAGAGTTTGTTAGTAATTGCTATGAATACATGTGTGTGGATTCTGAAACCTTagtcatttttcttttgatcaagTTCGTTCAACAGtcaacttatttatttattttacaattgcTTGTTTAGTTCTTAGtttaaaaatcaatcacaatttttgtcaactaggttagggtttaatcagtttaagtttatttttctaCAAAAATTACAAGTCCCTGTGGGATTGACCTCGCTCTTGCATAACTATATTTCGATACGGttcgtgcgcttgcgagtacTTTAAAATTTCACAACAGCAATAAGGTGCATGAATCGCATTGACACCGTTAAGGGAGATGCCATTCCACGTTGGCTCCTTTTTAGCTTATCTATGCATAAAACCAGAGGTGCCATTCTGTTGCATCCAAATGACAGATTCCAAATCGGATCAAGGCACAGACTGCTTGTTCTTAAGGATAACGTTGTACTTGGATCTAAAATTTatggaagaaaaatgaaaagtaaaGAATACACCTGAATTTGGTGAAAAACTCAGAATTCAAACACAATATACGCTAGTAGTATGAAAGGAAATATAAACTTCATTGAACGCTCTACATTAAAAATATACATGCGTAAAGACCGGGTCAATGCACTGCCACATTAAAAATTACTGTCGTCATGGAAATTGGTGGAATTGGCTAACATGCGTGGAAGTGGAAAATAATACCAGCTCAAGACAAGATTATGGCAAAATGTTTCTGTGAAGTGCTGcgaaaatgaaaagaacaaactttttctttacataaaaaagacttgaaagtcAAGTGGAAGTCCCGAAATATATACACAAGAAAATGATGTCTTCCAGTTATTATATCTTATAGGATTTTCAAATCTAGCTGGGGCTTAGAATCACACTATTAACGACCGTATCACAAGTGTAACAcaactttcctttttctttaatttcatGTAGTTCTACCAGCTAGCGCCACACAAgatattgtttttatttaatccCACTAGTTTAGTGGGCGGACTTGACTTAATTAAGAAGGAATTGGAGCAACTCCAAAGACACCGGGGGAGGGGTCCAAGTCCAACACAATTTTTGTTCCTTTAAATTTCCAAGTGTTCACACAAACGCGACACAAAATGTGCTTTTTAATTTAAACAGGTGGAGGATGCACTTGTCGTGTATAAAAGCACATCGAAGGCATAAGCCTTCTCATCCAAGATTGGTAACTCTTAAGATTAGCTACTTATACATGATGGATTCAGCTTTGTATCTTCACATGTTCCTGATCTTGTGTTGTTTTAATCTTAATGTTTTGACTAACTCTTACTCTTCTACGCAGCCACAATGCCATGAAGATGAGAGATCAGCCTTGCTGAAGTTCAAGCATAGCTTTGACATCAAGAAGTTTGCTTCTGGCAATCCTTCTGCCTATCCGAAGGTTGAGTCATGGAAGCTTGATGGAAATGCTAGCGATTGCTGCTCGTGGAATGGCGTGGAGTGTGACCATGACACCGGTCGTGTGAATGGTCTCGACCTCAGTAGCAGCTTCCTCTTTGGTTCTATCAACTCCAACAGCAGTCTCTTCAGCCTTGTTCACCTTCAAAGGCTGAACCTTGCTGATAATCACTTCAATTATTCTCAAATTCCGACCGGAATTGAAAATCTTTCAAGACTAAAGAGCCTCAACCTCCACAATTCTTATTTTTCCGGTCAGATCCCTTCAGAAATCTCCTCTCTTTCCCAATTGACTTTCCTTGATTTGTCTGGATATTTTGACTATACTCCTGAACTtcttttgaaacttgaaaaaccTAGTCTGAGAGACCTAGTTCAAAAACTAACCAACCTGAAAGTACTTGTCCTCACTGGGGTGAACATATCTTCAACAGTTCCAGAAGCTTTATCAAATATGACCTCTCTAACAAGTCTTGATCTTCAGAGTTGTTTGCTGTATGGTGAATTCCCAATGAGCATTTTCCATCTACCAAACCTCCGGAGTTTAGGCATTTCGCTCAATGAAAACCTCATTGGTTATCTTCCTGAATTTCCACGTGGTAGGCCGCTTGAGGTATTGCTCATTGCATGCACAAGCTTTTCAGGAGTGCTTCCAACTTCAATTGGGAATCTTAATTCCTTAAACAAGTTAGACATAGCATTCTCCAATTTGTATGGGACTCTTCCACCCTCGCTTGGCAATTTAGCCCAGCTCACGTCTTTGGATGTGTCTGGAAATAATTTTCGGGGACAGATTCCTTCATCAATCGCAAACTTATCAAAACTCACTGAATTAGGACTCGGCGATGGTGCTTTTGATGCAGGAACCCTATCTTTCCTATttgaaaaacaatcaaaactcaCCACATTATTCCTTGTTGGTACAACATTAAATGACGTATTACCACGGTCTCTTGCAAACTTGACCGAGCTATCCGTGTTAGTCCTTTACAGGAATGAGTTACTTGGTGAAATCCCATCTTGGCTTCTAAACCTCACCCACTTAACCACTCTAACCCTTTCAGGGAATCAATTATCCGGCATGTTTCCAAGCTCAATCTCTCAACTCAATCATCTTGAAATTCTTGATCTTTCTTCAAACAACTTGAGTGGTGAAGTCGAGCTAgacatctttcaaaatcttcGAAACCTTGCTGTATTGCGATTGTCCGAAAACAAATTGACAGTGCTAGTAACAAACAGTACAAATGCTACTCTAGCAAAATTCATCAGTATAGGATTGGCATCATGCAACTTGAAGGAGTTCCCTGATTTCTTGAGGTTCCAGGATGAATTACAATCGCTTAATATGGCTGATAACGGTCTTCATGGCAAAATACCAACTTGGTTGTGGAACACAAGTAAAGAAACAATGAGATATATCGACCTTTATGGAAACTCTCTCATAGGATTTGAGGCACATCCATATGTCATTCCGTGGATATCACTAAAATCCCTAGATTTCAGCTTTAACAGGTTGCAAGGACCACTCCCTCTTCCACCACCGTCTGTCTTTGCTTACAGAGTCGCTGGTAATTTTCTAACCGGAGAAGTCCCAACATCATTCTGCCAAAATAGAGCTTTTTTTGCGCTTGACTTGTCTGATAATTACTTAAGCGGGGCCATTCCTCAATGCTTGGCCAATTCTAGCAGCGATTCTCTGTTGCTGCTCAATCTGAGTAGCAACAATTTTTATGGTACTGTTCCCCATATGTCCATGAGGGTGATAAGGGTGATTGACTTGAGTCAAAATCAATTGCATGGGATGGTACCACGTTCATTGGTTAATTGTACAACACTTGAAATTCTCCTTCTCGAAGATAATCAAATCGAGGACACTTTTCCATATTGGTTGGGAACTCTTCCTGAGTTAAAAGTTCTTGTTCTCCGGTCTAACAGATTTCATGGTGCCATTGAGAATCTTCAAATGAATATGAAGTTTCAGAAGCTGCAAATCATTGACCTCTCTCAAAATGGTTTCTCAGGTACATTGCCATCAGAGTTCTTCCAAAACTTGAATGCAATGAAAATGGTCAAGAAAGGGAATTCAACATATATGAAGGTGTCAAAACCATTATTTAcaaggttcaaaaaaattattttcggaTGGGAATTTACCTATTCAGTAACGATATCTATTAAAGGGGCAAAAAGGTATTTTGAGAAGATCCAAAGTGTGTTTGTCGTTGTTGATCTTTCAAGCAACAAATTCAGTGGCGAAATTCCAGAATCCTTTGGAAGCCTCAGTGGACTACAAGCGCTAAACATTTCCAACAACAACCTCACTGGCACCATCCCATCTTTCTTGTCAAATTTGACGGACATGGAATCGTTGGATCTATCTCGAAACTTGCTTTCAGAAGAGATCCCTCAGCAGTTAATCCAACTCACTTTTCTTTCAGTCCTAAACCTTTCTCATAACCGTCTCACGGGTCCCATACCTCGTGGCAAACAATTTGATACGTTTGACAATAGTTCATATGATGGGAATATGGGATTGTGTGGTGTCCCTCTAACGATGTTATGTGGAAATTCAAAAACTTCAACCCCACCATCCCTGGCACACAGCTCGCAAGGCGATGATGATCCAGAGGTTTCGAGGGGTATTTACTGGATGATCATAATCATGGGATACGGAAGTGGGCTGATAGTTGGGTTGGTTATTGGGCATGAGCTTACCACAAGGTATCATGAATGGTTTGTTGCTATCTTTGAAAGGGGAAAGAAAACTCAGAAGAGGCAGAAAAGAAAGGGGCGAAGAAACTAAATCTACAAGCAGTGTCTTATACTGTACTTTTTGTCCATGTGTGTGATTTCCAAGTCTTTTGTcaattttgctttttcttttccagtgaTGCCTACAACATCTAAGTAGTTGTTTACTTCGTAGCTTAGTTTCTGTATTCCTCATTGTGGCTTTCTCAGTCATGATGTTAAGTATGGACCCTTGTGCTAAGAACTATAGCTACTTTGTAATTAGTACTAGTCTTTCTATTCCCCTTGGCCCTTGCTATCCATTTTCAATGAAGCAATTATGGCAATCAGCAGATCAAAAGTACTTTCCGATGATACCTGTAGAGACCcgttaaaaatatatatatatatatatatatatatatatatatatatattatataatcccGACGTTTCATAAAAATGTTAGAATATGGATCAAATGTGATATGCGTTGTAATTATTTGTTTTGGGGTTAATGTGATAGCAGGTTAGTGGAAGGGTGCTAGTGTAAGATGCATGAGTGTATGGGTGgatgtgtgtgtaggggatagtTTTCCCCATTCTTATATCTCAACAcaggacacacacacacctcaaaCTCTCGTTCTCCCCACTCCCGAAACCCTctcttcggctctctctccctctcttttgctctcaaccaaaaacccatcaAAACAACATGAAACCTACACAAACCCATCTCCATTTTAACTTCTATATGCATTATTGAGCCttaatttcgtgggtcaagctcGGGGAAGGAGGAACCGgctgattttgaagttttggaggTTAGGGCTTTGTTTGATCTCATGAGTTCGGCTTTGATACTTGAGGTAGGAAAATCTAACtaattttatgtgtttatgagttgatataGTGTTTGAGACTTGCTATCGATCATTGTATTGAGATTTGTTGTTGAATTCCTTTGAAATCCCCAAAATCTGCTGCTGTCCCGTTTTTCTGCTGCTGCCCATTTTTCTGAGATTTTTCCCAACTTCGAACAGTCATAACTTCCTCGTTCGATATCGAAAACGcccaaattatatatcgatttcgaggtttTGAAGTCATCTTTTAATTGCCACTGAAATTACGTTGACAGGTTAAGTATACAAAAAGTTAGGACTATAGAAGTGGAGGGTGGTTAGTTGCCTCAACTTAAGAATGAGTTCGATAGACTTAAAATATTGCACAAATGTTGAGTTATGAATTTATGATGAGTGTTGGTTGAAATGTGGTACGATGACACATGAACAATAATTGTGAAATGATGACGATCATGGAAAATGCGAGGTGAAATGGTTAATTGGTAAATTAACGTCAGAAATGGTGATGTGACGACTTATTGTTGATATGAGTTATGTTAATGCAAGATGGGTTGATTGTTATACTCGTTGGTATGTGGGTGTTGCCCCCTTAATGACTGCAGTACATTAGACCCTGTTATGAAGTCGTATCGACAAGTTTGCATTGTGAGTAATTGTGATTATGGGGACAGACCCGGGTAAAGCCGTGGTGACCCAAGTGCCTCGTAGATGTGGGAATAGACCCGGGTAAAGCCGTGGTGACCCTGTTACTCTGTGAGAGTGGGAATAGACCCGGGTAAAGCCGTGGTGACCCTGTTACTCTGTGAGAGTGGGAATAGACCCGGGTAAAGCCGTGGTGACCCAACTGCTCTGCGGATTTGAGAATAGACCTGGGTAAAGCCACGGTGACTCTCTTCCGGTTCGACTTAGAGAAAAGACCCGGGGAAAGCCGTGGTGACTCTAAGGGCAATGTTGGTTGTATTGAACTAAGAATTTGGGATATAATTGTAGTGTATGGTGACTTGTGGTAACAGGTTTCGTGTGGGATTTTAAGTATGCTATTCTTATTATTATCTGTCGTTCGATTTCTcatttggtagagtgtttgccAAAGAGGCATAGATGACCTACCGTAGTGTGACACGTTGAGGAAGACCGGTATAGGCATTCGCATGTTAGGCTATAAACGGAATCTAATTGTAAGGATGTGTTAAACGATGAGACGTGGCACGAGAAAAAGAGGGTTAATGCGGGAAATTCCTTGATTAGAAGTCTTGATTGTGTAGTATATTCATATTTGGCTCTAATTGCTATTGTCTATCGACGTGAATCTCCTTCTTTTCGCACTTGTCTTCTCGTATACACATAAAGTTAgcatagatttttctactgggctagtgtagctcaacctatcatttttcaggtacaAATCAGAGGCTGTGACATGGGTTGCTGTGCTTGCATGTGATCCTACATTTTGAAAGCGACTTCAGAGAGTTAATTTTGCATCTCTTATAAACTTTATCTCCGGATGAAGAAATTGtaatcttattattattattattattaaattttatttttttgttaaatgaaGGATCCCTATAAACTCTTAACTTTCTTTTAACGTGATCTAGTGGTTTTAGGCCGTTGGGCCAAAGATGTAAATTTGGAAATGCTTTGGAGTTTGGAGATGATTTGCGAACAAGGGGATTAGAAATGGCTTTTGGGTAATAATTGTAttattgtgaggatttttatttatgaaaaacctttaatatttatgttgaaaatcgagggcgtgacaatacCAGAAAATTGATGTTAACTTTTCATATAGCCCCATGCTTGCTCTGTTAGAGTGTGTGGTTGTTCTGCATTTTAGCTACAAAATAGTAAGaaaagaggggggggggggggggggggaaagtaACATGAGGTGATTGTTAACACATTGTTTgtaccatatttcaccgcctgtcgatcgaccgaaaggtggcgTTTATgggaatgcttcctattttattatttcgcattaataatataactagtttttatttgtttgtattttaataaagtgcaggacacttggcatgCTCCTAtacatttgaaatttaaaaagacacttgtcattgtcctacacactttgaggttgaagagaagttatttggacaaatggcatgctcctacacactttggagtttgtgggaagttatttggacacttggaagatgatgaagagtagtgagaagttaggaagttatttcctacacattgtattttctataaatagcctcttTTGGTTTCATTGTAAACTCCTTCAACAAATCAACtttgttataaatttttgtctaccaacccattcgggttataactaggagtaggagtaggatTAACTTAACTCTCTTACTTTCAATGGGGATCCGTCCTTTTTGATTGTAAATCTAccttggaaaaataacaaagtccatttgttattttttcttccgctccaccccacttcactaaaccatcaatccactccgcccaatcgatgggtcgattctgttcttgaagattggcggggtgacggtcttctttttcgagtcaattcatcaccaccaaaaaatagcatttgattcattcgccatttcttttctggtgaagtcctgaaatacggcaaggaacctcaaatccgtttgtggagacaagccgaattcgcctttatttttgttgttggctttgtttcccgaaatctccgtcgatttcgattgagggaaaaattggtaaacacaCATGTTTACCGATACAGAAATTCCTCAAAAGAAAAGTATAATGTACTGTATTGTACCTGGGGTGGACCCCACAAATGGGGTATGTATATTTTTCGGTACCCATAATCcgactccaaaatggtacaaactgtagtttttataatttatttacCAAAGTAACAGAACCTTATACCATTTTTACCATGCATGAAACAATGAGGAAGAAACAGAAAGCAGCAAATAGTTTCTAAGAAGTGTCTTGCAAACACTTTGAATGCAATATGAAGGCAGTTCAGAATCTTACGAATCGGGAGCAATAATATTCCATTGCACTAGAAGCGGCCGATTGCGGCTAAGACCGAAATTTTGCAAGCCGAATTTATGTTTGGTTTGAACGTTAAACAACTATTTTAAGCTTGGCTTGATTATGAAACAAGCAGATCTCAAACAGTTGCGACTCAAACTATTTTCCGAGGCAACGTTTTATAGGAGGGCTAGTGGATATATCTTATGAGGCCCATTTAGTCTTTTCACAGAAACCATAAAGTTAGATCTCATCAATATTCTCATGATTCACATATAACATTGCCCCATTGCAAAATACTAGATAGCTTTGATAAAAATGGTCAGGACAACATCCCATGATCCTCTCCAAATCGATCGGAGCTCcttgaaaagttcaaaaagaCACAAGCTACTTTTGAGAAAATTTGCCCAAGTGCTTTGAAATGAGCTTGAAATAAACAAGTGCTAGTACTAGATATCTTCAAACGATCAAAAATAAAACACTGAGCTTCCGAGAAAGTCAAATCAAAAGTTTGGAAGCAACTCAATAACACAGCTTTCCAATCCTCTTGGAAATGTCCTTAGCTGATTCTTGacctttttcttcattttccaaGCCTCTTCCTTTATAATCTTCTACCTCAATAGATATAAATCCAGGATTGTGTGTGGTGTCCCTCTGTCAACATCATGTGAAAATTCCAAGGCCTCACCGCTGTTGCACAGCTCGCAGGCCGATGATTCAGAGTTCCCGAGGGGTACTTAGTGGATGGTCAATATTCATGGGATATAGGAGCGGGCTACTAGTTGTTTAGTTTATAATTTAGTTTCTGGATTCCTCACTGTGCATGGCCTTACCAATTGCGATCTCTACTCTCTCTTGTATGGACCCTGGTAATAACGACCAACGGATCAAAGCGCCCGTCTTCTCCTTTCTTTAGATTTCTGTAGATTGCTTAGCTGGTCCATCCAAAGCATGCATCAAATGGTTAATGCCCTTTcttagggcaaagtccactttcacctcCTATGGTtatcgtcatgtgcggatacccccCTCATGGTTCTAAACTGAGCACATAACCTATTTGTGGTTTTAAAAATGTGAGGATAGACCCCCTGCCGTCATATTTTTTATCCATATTAATGGAGGTGTATCTCAtacgcctctagaatgtaatttGAGTCGTttataatgtattaaataaagaataaagtatctctgtaaaaaatcatcttgatcaggaatcaataacccagtgatctattttttagtaaattcaaatttaaaattttaatttcataacaaaatcgattcgaccatgagtttttcatattttgattgacttgaattttgacatAGATGTAGTACctgtcaaaatttacaatatcaatagtttagattcaatttttggtataggagATAGTGTggttaaatttaaaaaagatgaagaatcaatGGACATGATGAGgatatatcggtcttttaatgttgtgtccgttaatatagatgaaaaatatgacggcagggggtctatccgcacatttttaAAAACCACAGGTAGATTATATGCTCAATTTTAAACCATGAGGGGGTATCCGTACATGGCAATAACCACATAGAGTCAAAGAGGACTTTGCCCAATTCCTTATGACAATAAAGATCAACCACATATCCAATAATACGGGCAACCTAATAATGTCATAAATTTGGCTGCAGTCTCCTAATTAATGATATATTGTTGATACACGGATTGAAGAGAAGTGGTGTTTGCTTCAATGGCAAGGataaaatccaaatccaatggTCATGCATGTTTGATAGCCAgtctattttctgttttctgttaactttgaaaatttgtttggtGCCTACTTCCAATTGCAAATTCTGGAAAtcactttcactattttcaaaatttgaggaagtaacaaaactcaactttcactattttcaaaagcaaaaaataggCTGCCTAAAAGACTCTGCTACAATTCCTTGGAGGTCTTTtaaatttcctctctctctctctctctctctctctctctctctctctctctctctctctctctctctctctctctctctctctctctctctctctctctctctctctctctctctctctctctccatccacgGGGATACAATAgaaccatcattttcccttctgCCACATAATTTGGATTTATGGCTGAATCTGATATTTTCATATATGAACCTTGGGCCAAGAATTGCTGAGAGTAAAGCTCTGCTCAGTTGTACACCTATATCTCGTAATAGTATTCTTTTACGTTGTTAAAATGAAGGGAATATTCTCAAATAATTGTGTTTGATTCCCATGACATTCCAGAATAGCATTGAGAATTGTAGCTGCTCAAGAATTATAGCGTTGAGAATAGTTGATTGTTGTTCAAGAAGATGTTACTCAAAGCAAAGAAATTGAAACTTACTTattatttaaaactaaaaaactgtATTTGTTGGAGCCCTGGCCTCTTCGAGCTAAAAAATTGCAGGGCCGGAAGAGACAGCTTCTTCAGCTTCCCCTCTAAGCAGGCTCTGCGTGGTCTATCTACCCGGCCCTTTCTTTCATAATATCAAGTATGGAATTTGTTTCTAACGTGATTGCAAAGACTAGGATTCCTGTATCGTTTGGGAACTAGTGGAGTAATTTGCAAGAGaccattttagaaaaaataaaaactggtttcagaaaatgatttttttttttaaacaggttgacacaaacatgttttctgctttcacttttttttaggaaaagtaaaaactgaTTTCAGCaaatagaaaacagaaaatagaaaagtggcagtattttcaaattttttattccGAGTATAAAATATCCAATATGCTGGTTGTTAGCACATCTGTTACATCCATATCTCGGTGTCGAAGTCACTTGCTAAGACGTTTTCGACATATAAATTAGGTTATTGAACCGGAAATCCCACCTGAATGGTCTTTCTTGCAATAGTTGGGCATATTTTTCTAGCATTAGTATGCTGGCCAGGAGGTACTATGACGGGTTTAAAGGGACAACCTTCTCAATATGAAACATTCTTGTGTGATATTCTAGTCAATAGTCTGCCTCCCAATATATATGAAACATTCATTGAACAAACTTTGAGAAGATGGAGAAGTTATTAGTGTTTACTTGCATGTCTTCTGTAAGTAAATATGCATAATCAGCAGCGTTGTTCTATTGCATCCAAATGACAGATTGTTCCAGTCTAGAGTTCAAAATGACTTCTGGGAACTTTCAAATATGAATCGGATCAACACACGGACTACTTGTTCTTATGAACAATGTTGTATTTGGATCTAAGATTTATGAAACAAAAAAGTTCGAATTTCAAAAGCAATATATGCTAGTATAAGAGGAAATATAAACTGCTTTGAACGCTCAACAATCTATATGGTCATGAGATTAGACCAACGCTCTACAAGCGTAAAGACCGGGCCAATGCACTACCACAATAAAAATTACCATCTATCATGGAAATAGGTGGAATTGGTTAAACCTTCCATCATGCGACAAagtattgttttttatttaatcaCACTAGTTTAGTGGGCGGACTTGACTTAAGAAGGAATTGGGGGAACTCCAAAGACACCAGGGGTGGGGTCCAACACAGTCTCCTTTCTCTTTAATTTCCTGGTGTTCTCAGACAAAAGTGACACAATTAATCCAACAAGTTCAGTGGGTGAACTTGACTTAAAAAGGTATTGGAGTCCATTGTTAGCTGCgttttttgagcattttttttaaacaataggAGGCAGCACTTGTAATGTATAAAACCGCCAAAAAGCATAAGCTTTCTCATCCAAGATTGGTAACTCTTAAGATAGCAACTTATACACATGATGGATTCATCTTTGTATCGTCACATGCTCCTGATGATCTTCTGTTGCTTTAATCTTAATGTTTTGACTAACTCTTACTCTTCTACACAGCCACTATGCCATGAAGATGAGAGATCAGCCTTGCTGCAATTCAAGCATAGCTTTGACATCAAGAAGTTTGCTTCTGGCAATCCTTCTGCTTATCCAAAGATCAAGTCATGGAAGCTTGATGCAAATGCTAGCGATTACTGCTCGTGGGATGGCGTGGAGTGTGACCATGATACCGGTCCTGTGATTGGTCTCGACCTCAGTAGCAGCTTCCTCTATGGTTCTATCAACTCCAACAGCAGCCTCTTCAGTCTTGTTCACCTTCGGAGGCTAAACCTTGCTGACAATCACTTCAATTATTCTCAAATTCCAACCGGAATTGGAAATCTTTCAAGACTAAAGAGTCTCAACCTATATAATTCTTATTTTTCAGGTCAGATCCCTTCAGAGATCTCCTCTCTTTCCCAATTTACTTTCCTTAATCTGTCTCGGTACTTTGAACCCGTGCATGCCACTCATGTGTAtcttttgaaacttgaaaaaccTAGTTTGAGAGACCTAATCCAAAACCTAACCAACCTGAAAGTACTAGACCTCAATGTGGTGAACGTATCTTCTACAGTGCCAGGTGCTTTATTGACTACGACCTCTCTGACACATCTTAATCTTGGAAATTGTTTGCTTTACGGTGAATTCCCAATGGGCATTTTTCATCTACCAAACTTACGGGTTTTACGCGTGTCGGTCAATGAAAACCTATTTGGTTACCTTCCAGAATTTTCGTATGGTAGTCCATTTGAGGAATTGAagatttggaaaacaaaatttttcCAGATTGCTTCCAAATTCCATTGGGAACCTTCATTCCTTGAAGGAGTTACATTTAGGAGAGTCCAATTTTTATGGGACACTTCCAAGCTCGCTTGGCAATCTGGCCCAACTCACGTTTCTGGATGTTGTCGGAAGCAATTTTTGGGGACAGGTCCCTTCATCAATAGCAAACTTATCCAAACTCACTGTCTTAGGACTCGGCCATTGTACTTTTGATGCACAACCCCTTGGAAAGctatcaaaactcattatacTAGCACTTGACCATACAAAACTAAGGGATGTATTACCACAGTCTCTTGCTAACATGACCCAGCTCTCTATACGTTGATTCTCAACAACAATGAGTTATTTGGTGAAATCCCATCTTGGCTTTTGAACCTCACCAGATTAACCTTTCTAGACCTTTCAAAAAATCGACTATCTGGCATGTTTCCGAGCTCAATCTCTCAACTCAAGCATCTTGAATACCTAGATTTCAGCTTTAACAAGCTGCAAGGACCACTCCCTCTTCCACCACCGTCTGTCCTTTATTATAGAGTCGCTAGTAATTTACGAACCGGAAAAGTACCAACATCCTATTTTGCACTTGACTTGTCTGATAATAACCTAAGCGGTGCCATTCCTCAATGCTTGGCCAGTTTTAGTAGTGGTTCTCTGTTGCTTTTCAATCTGAGTTACAACTTCTTCCATGGTACCGTGCCCCAAACGTTCATGAGGGGGATCAAGATGATTGACTTGAGTCATAATCAATTGAATGGGGGGGGGGGTACCAAGCTCATTGTCTAATTGTACAACGCTTGAAATTCTTCTTCTGGGAGATAATCAGATCGAggacttttttcccttttggttggGATCTCTTCCTGAGTTACAAGTTCTTATT
Coding sequences:
- the LOC131323581 gene encoding receptor-like protein 7, whose amino-acid sequence is MEKIFVGSIKREVDRRNNVAALIAIRARFVHICCTEHVRRWRMHLSCIKAHRRHKPSHPRLPQCHEDERSALLKFKHSFDIKKFASGNPSAYPKVESWKLDGNASDCCSWNGVECDHDTGRVNGLDLSSSFLFGSINSNSSLFSLVHLQRLNLADNHFNYSQIPTGIENLSRLKSLNLHNSYFSGQIPSEISSLSQLTFLDLSGYFDYTPELLLKLEKPSLRDLVQKLTNLKVLVLTGVNISSTVPEALSNMTSLTSLDLQSCLLYGEFPMSIFHLPNLRSLGISLNENLIGYLPEFPRGRPLEVLLIACTSFSGVLPTSIGNLNSLNKLDIAFSNLYGTLPPSLGNLAQLTSLDVSGNNFRGQIPSSIANLSKLTELGLGDGAFDAGTLSFLFEKQSKLTTLFLVGTTLNDVLPRSLANLTELSVLVLYRNELLGEIPSWLLNLTHLTTLTLSGNQLSGMFPSSISQLNHLEILDLSSNNLSGEVELDIFQNLRNLAVLRLSENKLTVLVTNSTNATLAKFISIGLASCNLKEFPDFLRFQDELQSLNMADNGLHGKIPTWLWNTSKETMRYIDLYGNSLIGFEAHPYVIPWISLKSLDFSFNRLQGPLPLPPPSVFAYRVAGNFLTGEVPTSFCQNRAFFALDLSDNYLSGAIPQCLANSSSDSLLLLNLSSNNFYGTVPHMSMRVIRVIDLSQNQLHGMVPRSLVNCTTLEILLLEDNQIEDTFPYWLGTLPELKVLVLRSNRFHGAIENLQMNMKFQKLQIIDLSQNGFSGTLPSEFFQNLNAMKMVKKGNSTYMKVSKPLFTRFKKIIFGWEFTYSVTISIKGAKRYFEKIQSVFVVVDLSSNKFSGEIPESFGSLSGLQALNISNNNLTGTIPSFLSNLTDMESLDLSRNLLSEEIPQQLIQLTFLSVLNLSHNRLTGPIPRGKQFDTFDNSSYDGNMGLCGVPLTMLCGNSKTSTPPSLAHSSQGDDDPEVSRGIYWMIIIMGYGSGLIVGLVIGHELTTSDAYNI
- the LOC131323582 gene encoding receptor-like protein 7, giving the protein MEKLLVFTCMSSEAALVMYKTAKKHKLSHPRLPLCHEDERSALLQFKHSFDIKKFASGNPSAYPKIKSWKLDANASDYCSWDGVECDHDTGPVIGLDLSSSFLYGSINSNSSLFSLVHLRRLNLADNHFNYSQIPTGIGNLSRLKSLNLYNSYFSGQIPSEISSLSQFTFLNLSRYFEPVHATHVYLLKLEKPSLRDLIQNLTNLKVLDLNVVNVSSTVPGALLTTTSLTHLNLGNCLLYGEFPMGIFHLPNLRVLRVSVNENLFGYLPEFSYGSPFEELKIWKTKFFQIASKFHWEPSFLEGVTFRRVQFLWDTSKLAWQSGPTHVSGCCRKQFLGTGPFINSKLIQTHCLRTRPLFHGAIENPKTNLKFPKLQIIDLSHNGFSGTLPSEYFQN